A genomic segment from Microbulbifer elongatus encodes:
- the iscU gene encoding Fe-S cluster assembly scaffold IscU: MAYSDKVIDHYEHPRNVGRLDDKADNVGTGMVGAPACGDVMRLQIQVNDNGIIEDAKFKTYGCGSAIASSSLLTEWVKGKSLDEAAQIKNTEIAEELALPPVKIHCSVLAEDAIKAAVSNIREKRGEKSGEAAEQAAG, from the coding sequence ATGGCCTATAGCGATAAAGTAATTGACCACTACGAGCACCCCCGTAACGTTGGTCGTCTTGACGACAAGGCGGACAACGTGGGTACCGGCATGGTCGGCGCCCCGGCCTGTGGTGACGTAATGCGTCTGCAGATTCAGGTAAACGACAACGGCATCATCGAAGACGCCAAGTTCAAGACCTACGGGTGTGGTTCTGCCATCGCCTCCAGCTCCCTGCTCACCGAATGGGTGAAAGGTAAGTCTCTGGACGAAGCGGCGCAGATCAAGAACACCGAGATTGCCGAAGAGCTGGCGCTGCCGCCGGTGAAAATTCACTGCTCGGTACTGGCGGAAGACGCCATCAAGGCGGCGGTGAGCAATATCCGTGAGAAGCGCGGTGAGAAGAGCGGCGAGGCCGCAGAGCAGGCTGCCGGATAA
- the hscB gene encoding co-chaperone HscB, giving the protein MQQNYFEIFGLPVSYTVDRQALAQRYRELQQEFHPDRFAAKSEREQRLAMQYAAQINEANNTLKDPVARAAYLLQLAGVQINPEQTTADGEFLMQQMILRERLEEVRDAADPEAELEDLGSETAQLFNAQEQAFAQALENNALEDGKNALLKLQFLAKLQRQIEELEEDLLD; this is encoded by the coding sequence ATGCAACAGAATTACTTCGAAATTTTTGGTCTTCCGGTCTCCTACACGGTGGATCGCCAGGCATTGGCGCAGCGCTACCGCGAATTGCAGCAGGAATTTCATCCGGACCGCTTTGCCGCCAAATCTGAGCGCGAGCAGAGGCTGGCCATGCAGTACGCGGCGCAGATCAATGAGGCCAATAATACGCTGAAAGATCCGGTTGCCCGCGCCGCTTATCTGCTGCAATTGGCGGGGGTGCAGATCAACCCCGAACAGACCACCGCCGATGGCGAATTCCTGATGCAGCAGATGATTCTGCGCGAGCGCCTCGAAGAGGTGCGCGACGCGGCAGACCCGGAAGCGGAACTCGAAGACCTCGGTAGCGAAACCGCGCAACTGTTCAACGCTCAGGAGCAGGCATTTGCGCAGGCACTTGAAAATAACGCGCTGGAAGATGGCAAAAATGCGCTACTGAAACTGCAGTTTCTCGCCAAACTGCAGCGCCAGATTGAAGAGCTCGAAGAAGATTTACTGGATTGA
- the iscR gene encoding Fe-S cluster assembly transcriptional regulator IscR, which translates to MRLTTKGRYAVTAMLDLALHAERGPISLADISKRQEISLSYLEQLFSRLRQSGLVSSVRGPGGGYRLARPAAEICVAEIIDAVNESVDATSCGGNSDCSGGEQCLTHYLWTDLSHQIHSFLNGISLADMVARAEVQEVARRQDGRGAAMGDTIEQKVAIIGGLQ; encoded by the coding sequence ATGCGGTTAACAACCAAAGGGCGGTATGCGGTCACAGCGATGCTGGACCTGGCGTTGCACGCCGAACGCGGTCCCATCAGCCTGGCGGATATTTCCAAGCGCCAGGAAATCTCCCTGTCCTACCTGGAACAGCTTTTTTCCCGCCTGCGCCAGTCTGGCCTGGTGTCCAGTGTACGTGGCCCCGGTGGTGGTTACCGTCTGGCGCGACCCGCTGCGGAGATTTGCGTGGCGGAAATCATTGATGCGGTCAATGAGTCCGTGGATGCCACCAGCTGTGGCGGCAACAGCGACTGTTCCGGCGGTGAGCAATGCCTCACCCACTACCTGTGGACAGATCTCAGTCACCAGATTCACAGCTTTCTCAACGGCATCAGTCTCGCGGACATGGTCGCACGTGCGGAAGTGCAGGAAGTGGCCCGTCGTCAGGATGGGCGCGGTGCCGCGATGGGTGACACCATAGAGCAGAAAGTAGCGATTATCGGCGGCTTGCAGTAA
- the pilW gene encoding type IV pilus biogenesis/stability protein PilW: MLARTSHPALLAGLLITLLLGGCVTTGPGGKQIDLDKARETHIQLGLRYLQSGSDNREMARHHFQEALKLGKRDPRAHHGMALLYQADGELKVAESHFEKALRYDRKFSMARVNYGVFLYQQERYRDAREQFKIASEDLSYNRRSYALANLGRAELRLHELESAEQAFTKALALSPGLPVALLELAELKFEKQDYTQAKQYLDRFTESNRQVPQSLWLGIRIEKIFGNRDKERSYALALKNLFPYSAETLKYQQMMAENEQQ; the protein is encoded by the coding sequence GTGTTAGCAAGAACTTCCCATCCGGCCCTCCTTGCCGGGTTACTGATTACCCTGTTACTGGGGGGCTGCGTCACCACCGGTCCCGGTGGTAAGCAAATCGATCTCGACAAGGCCCGGGAGACCCATATTCAACTCGGGCTGCGCTATCTGCAAAGTGGTAGCGACAACCGCGAGATGGCCCGCCACCACTTCCAGGAAGCCCTCAAACTGGGCAAAAGAGATCCGCGGGCTCATCACGGCATGGCCCTGCTGTATCAGGCGGATGGCGAGCTGAAAGTAGCCGAGTCTCACTTCGAGAAAGCGCTGCGCTACGACCGCAAATTTTCCATGGCGCGGGTGAACTACGGTGTGTTTCTGTACCAGCAGGAGCGCTATCGGGACGCCCGGGAGCAATTCAAGATCGCCTCCGAAGACCTGTCCTACAACCGCCGTTCCTACGCGCTGGCCAACCTCGGCCGCGCCGAGCTCCGCTTGCACGAACTGGAGAGTGCCGAGCAGGCGTTCACCAAGGCGCTGGCGCTGAGCCCCGGTCTGCCGGTGGCACTGCTTGAACTGGCCGAGCTCAAATTCGAAAAGCAGGACTACACCCAGGCCAAGCAGTACCTGGATCGGTTTACCGAGAGCAACCGGCAGGTCCCCCAGTCCCTGTGGTTGGGTATTCGCATTGAGAAAATCTTTGGTAATCGCGACAAGGAAAGAAGTTACGCCCTGGCGTTGAAAAACCTCTTTCCCTATTCAGCGGAAACACTGAAATACCAGCAGATGATGGCCGAAAATGAGCAGCAGTGA
- the ndk gene encoding nucleoside-diphosphate kinase — translation MAVERTLSIIKPDAVAKNVIGEIESRFEKAGLRIVAMKMVQLSQEKAEGFYAEHKERPFFKDLVEFMTSGPVVVQVLEGENAILANRDLMGATNPKEADAGTIRADFAESIDANAVHGSDSAASAEREVSYFFSAEEICAR, via the coding sequence ATGGCCGTGGAACGTACCCTGTCCATCATCAAGCCGGACGCCGTTGCCAAGAACGTTATCGGTGAAATCGAGAGCCGCTTTGAGAAAGCGGGCCTTCGCATTGTTGCCATGAAAATGGTGCAGCTGTCCCAGGAAAAGGCGGAAGGTTTCTACGCCGAGCATAAAGAGCGTCCTTTCTTCAAAGATCTGGTTGAATTCATGACTTCCGGTCCGGTTGTTGTGCAGGTCCTGGAAGGCGAGAACGCCATTCTGGCCAACCGCGACCTGATGGGCGCCACCAACCCGAAAGAAGCCGACGCTGGCACCATCCGTGCAGACTTCGCCGAGAGCATCGATGCCAACGCCGTGCACGGCTCCGACTCCGCTGCTTCTGCCGAGCGCGAAGTGAGCTACTTCTTCTCTGCAGAAGAAATCTGCGCGCGCTAA
- a CDS encoding IscS subfamily cysteine desulfurase yields the protein MKLPIYLDYSATCPVDPRVASKMAEQLTMEGNFGNPASRSHLFGWKAEEAVEDARRHVAELVNADPREIVWTSGATESDNLAIKGAAHFYQGRGKHIITSKIEHKAVLDTCRQLEREGFEVTYLNPKEDGIVYPEQVEEALREDTILVSLMHVNNEIGVINDIAAIGELLRPKKIIFHVDAAQSAGKIDIDLAELKVDLMSFSAHKVYGPKGIGALYVRRKPRVRIEAQMHGGGHERGMRSGTLATHQIVGMGEAFRIAKEEMAEEAKRMIALRDRFWSQISDMEEVHINGSAEQRVPGNLNVSFAFVEGESLIMSLKDLAISSGSACTSASLEPSYVLRALGVNDELAHSSLRFSFGRFTTEQDVDTAAKEVRKAVEKLRELSPLWDMYKDGVDLSTIEWAAH from the coding sequence ATGAAGCTTCCCATTTATCTGGATTATTCGGCAACTTGCCCGGTAGACCCCCGCGTCGCCAGTAAAATGGCGGAGCAGTTGACCATGGAAGGCAACTTTGGCAACCCGGCCTCCCGCTCTCACCTGTTCGGCTGGAAAGCGGAAGAGGCGGTGGAAGATGCCCGCCGCCACGTGGCGGAACTGGTCAATGCGGATCCGCGCGAAATCGTCTGGACCAGCGGCGCGACCGAATCCGACAACCTCGCGATCAAGGGCGCTGCGCACTTCTATCAGGGGCGCGGCAAGCACATCATCACCTCCAAGATCGAGCACAAAGCGGTGCTGGACACCTGTCGTCAGCTGGAGCGTGAAGGCTTTGAGGTGACCTACCTGAATCCGAAGGAAGACGGCATCGTCTATCCGGAGCAGGTGGAGGAAGCGCTGCGCGAAGACACCATTCTGGTGAGCCTGATGCACGTCAATAACGAGATTGGCGTGATCAACGATATCGCCGCCATCGGCGAACTGCTGCGGCCGAAAAAGATCATTTTCCACGTGGACGCCGCACAGAGTGCCGGCAAAATCGATATCGACCTGGCGGAACTGAAAGTGGACCTGATGTCCTTCTCCGCCCACAAGGTTTACGGCCCCAAAGGTATTGGCGCCCTGTACGTACGCCGCAAGCCGCGCGTGCGTATCGAAGCCCAGATGCACGGTGGTGGCCACGAGCGCGGCATGCGTTCCGGCACCCTGGCTACGCACCAGATCGTCGGTATGGGGGAAGCTTTCCGGATCGCCAAAGAAGAGATGGCGGAAGAGGCCAAACGCATGATTGCCCTGCGCGACCGCTTCTGGAGCCAGATCAGCGATATGGAAGAAGTGCACATCAACGGCTCTGCGGAGCAACGCGTACCGGGCAACCTGAACGTAAGCTTCGCATTTGTGGAAGGCGAGAGCCTGATTATGTCCCTGAAGGATCTGGCGATTTCTTCCGGTTCCGCCTGTACTTCCGCAAGCCTGGAGCCCAGCTATGTGCTGCGCGCCCTGGGTGTGAATGATGAGCTGGCCCACAGCTCCCTGCGCTTCAGCTTTGGCCGTTTTACCACGGAACAGGACGTGGATACTGCGGCCAAAGAAGTAAGGAAGGCAGTGGAAAAACTGCGCGAGCTGTCCCCACTCTGGGATATGTACAAGGATGGTGTTGATCTCAGCACCATCGAATGGGCAGCCCACTAA
- the rlmN gene encoding 23S rRNA (adenine(2503)-C(2))-methyltransferase RlmN: protein MTEVQAVEAETKQAEKVNLLGLSVDKLADFFAGLGEKRFRAVQVLKWIHQNGVDDFEQMTNVSKAMRAKLSEIAEVRAPKVLKQMDSADGTRKWLIEVSGGNVIETVYIPDGDRGTLCVSSQVGCSLDCSFCATGKQGFNRDLTAAEIIGQVWIACKSFGQLQPPQPKQERPRKVTNVVMMGMGEPLLNFDNVVDAMNLMMEDNAYGISKRRVTLSTSGVVPALDRLAEVTDVSLAISLHAPNDELRNVLVPINKKYPIAMLLDSAKRYIENMPDNHRKMTIEYTMIREVNDRPEHAEQLAELLRDVPVKINLIPFNPFELSDYQRVSNNALRRFQQILLDKGYTVTVRTTRGDDIAAACGQLAGQVNDRTRRSERYRNAERPVRIVGQA from the coding sequence ATGACCGAAGTACAGGCCGTAGAGGCTGAAACCAAGCAAGCCGAAAAAGTGAACCTGCTGGGTCTGTCCGTAGACAAGCTCGCGGATTTCTTTGCCGGTTTGGGTGAGAAGCGTTTCCGCGCGGTGCAGGTCCTCAAGTGGATTCATCAGAACGGGGTGGACGATTTCGAGCAGATGACCAATGTCAGCAAGGCGATGCGTGCCAAGCTGTCGGAGATCGCCGAAGTTCGCGCTCCTAAAGTCCTCAAGCAGATGGACTCCGCCGACGGTACCCGCAAGTGGCTGATCGAAGTCAGCGGCGGCAATGTGATCGAGACTGTCTACATTCCCGATGGCGATCGCGGCACCCTGTGTGTTTCCTCCCAGGTGGGCTGTTCCCTGGATTGCAGCTTCTGTGCCACGGGCAAGCAGGGCTTCAACCGCGACCTGACCGCGGCCGAGATCATTGGCCAGGTGTGGATCGCGTGCAAATCTTTTGGTCAGTTGCAGCCCCCTCAACCGAAACAAGAGCGTCCACGCAAGGTGACCAACGTGGTGATGATGGGCATGGGAGAACCCCTGCTCAATTTCGACAATGTGGTCGATGCCATGAACCTGATGATGGAAGACAATGCCTACGGCATTTCCAAGCGTCGGGTGACCCTGAGTACCTCAGGAGTGGTGCCCGCCCTGGACCGTCTGGCGGAAGTGACCGATGTCAGTCTGGCGATCTCTCTGCACGCGCCGAATGATGAGCTGCGCAACGTGCTGGTGCCCATCAACAAGAAGTATCCCATCGCCATGCTGCTCGACAGCGCCAAGCGCTATATCGAGAATATGCCGGACAATCACCGCAAGATGACCATCGAGTACACCATGATCCGGGAAGTGAATGACCGCCCGGAACACGCCGAGCAGCTGGCGGAGTTGTTGCGAGATGTGCCGGTAAAGATAAATCTGATACCCTTCAACCCGTTCGAGCTGTCCGATTATCAGCGGGTCAGCAACAACGCTTTGCGACGTTTTCAACAGATTTTGTTGGACAAAGGCTATACCGTAACCGTGCGTACCACCCGTGGCGATGATATTGCTGCGGCCTGTGGCCAGCTGGCCGGCCAGGTAAACGACCGCACCCGCCGCTCCGAGCGTTATCGCAACGCGGAGCGCCCGGTGAGAATTGTGGGTCAGGCTTAA
- the trmJ gene encoding tRNA (cytosine(32)/uridine(32)-2'-O)-methyltransferase TrmJ: protein MASQSALAALDNIRVVLVNSAHPGNIGGAARALKNMGLSQLYLVQPREFPAANAVWRAAGAAELLDTAVVVETLEEAVADCGLVVATSARERRIPWPLLTPRECGVRAVAEARAHPVALVFGREDRGLTNEELQACNYHVHIPANPEYSSLNLATAVQVLVYEARMAALEADKGEALKFTDWDRPPAKANDMELYYEHLELALAELGFIDPDNPRQTMTRLRRLFSRVRPDDMELGILRGMLTAIQNHIHRSGGKGRPD from the coding sequence ATGGCTTCCCAGTCAGCTCTCGCGGCACTGGATAATATCCGTGTGGTGCTGGTGAACAGCGCGCATCCCGGCAACATCGGTGGTGCTGCGCGCGCGCTGAAGAATATGGGACTGAGCCAGCTCTATCTGGTGCAGCCTCGGGAGTTTCCCGCTGCCAACGCGGTCTGGCGTGCGGCGGGTGCGGCGGAGCTGCTCGATACCGCGGTGGTGGTCGAGACTCTGGAAGAGGCGGTGGCCGATTGTGGTCTGGTGGTGGCGACCAGTGCCCGCGAGCGCCGTATCCCCTGGCCGCTGCTGACACCGCGGGAGTGCGGCGTGCGCGCCGTGGCGGAAGCCAGGGCGCACCCGGTGGCGCTCGTGTTCGGCCGCGAGGACCGCGGTTTGACCAACGAGGAGTTGCAGGCCTGCAACTATCACGTACATATCCCCGCCAATCCGGAATACAGCTCCCTGAACCTGGCCACTGCGGTACAGGTGCTGGTGTATGAGGCGCGCATGGCGGCGCTGGAGGCGGACAAGGGTGAAGCGCTCAAATTCACCGATTGGGACAGACCGCCGGCGAAAGCCAACGATATGGAGCTTTACTACGAGCACCTGGAGCTCGCACTGGCGGAGCTCGGATTTATCGATCCGGACAATCCCCGGCAGACCATGACCCGCCTGCGCCGACTGTTCAGTCGCGTGCGCCCGGACGATATGGAGCTGGGGATCCTGCGCGGTATGCTGACCGCTATCCAGAACCATATTCACCGCAGTGGTGGTAAGGGGCGCCCGGACTGA
- a CDS encoding inositol monophosphatase family protein, which translates to MEPMLNIALRAARKAGELIERAWERGDLMKFEEKGRNDYVTEVDKASEQEIIYHLRKAYPKHSIRAEESGIQEGAEPEYEWIIDPLDGTTNFIHGLPHFAISIACKHKGQIEHAVVLDPIKREEFTASRGRGAALNGRRIRVSNRQGLNGALIGTGIPFNGDSFDNIDGYLGAMKEIAGQTAGIRRPGAAALDLAYVAAGRFDGFWEMYLNTWDIAAGSLLVKEAGGLISDFRGGNSYLDSGNLVCATPKTFKPLLQIVGKHLGNIRQ; encoded by the coding sequence ATGGAACCCATGCTGAATATTGCCCTGCGCGCGGCGCGCAAGGCCGGTGAACTGATCGAACGCGCCTGGGAGCGCGGCGACCTGATGAAGTTTGAAGAGAAGGGCCGCAACGATTACGTGACGGAAGTGGACAAGGCCAGTGAGCAGGAAATCATTTACCACCTGCGCAAGGCCTACCCCAAGCACAGCATTCGCGCCGAAGAAAGCGGCATCCAGGAAGGCGCCGAGCCGGAATACGAGTGGATCATCGATCCGCTGGACGGCACCACCAATTTTATCCACGGCCTCCCACACTTCGCCATTTCGATCGCCTGTAAACACAAGGGCCAGATCGAGCACGCGGTGGTACTGGACCCCATCAAACGAGAAGAATTTACCGCCAGCCGCGGGCGCGGCGCCGCGCTCAATGGCCGCCGAATCCGCGTCTCCAACCGCCAGGGACTGAACGGTGCGCTGATCGGTACCGGCATCCCGTTCAACGGGGACTCATTTGACAATATCGACGGCTACCTCGGGGCGATGAAAGAAATCGCCGGCCAGACGGCGGGCATCCGCCGCCCGGGCGCCGCCGCCCTCGACCTGGCCTACGTGGCCGCCGGGCGCTTTGACGGCTTCTGGGAGATGTACCTGAATACCTGGGATATCGCTGCAGGATCACTGCTGGTAAAAGAGGCCGGCGGCCTGATCAGTGACTTCCGCGGGGGCAATAGCTACCTCGACTCCGGCAATCTGGTCTGCGCCACCCCCAAAACCTTCAAGCCGCTACTGCAGATCGTCGGCAAGCATCTGGGCAATATTCGCCAGTAA
- the iscA gene encoding iron-sulfur cluster assembly protein IscA, producing the protein MAITMTEAARAHVAKQLASRGKGIGIRVGVKTAGCSGMAYVLEFVDQAEAEDEVFDAGDVKLIVDPKSLAYLDGTELDFVKEGLNEGFAFRNPNVKNECGCGESFHV; encoded by the coding sequence ATGGCAATTACCATGACCGAAGCGGCCCGGGCACACGTTGCCAAACAACTGGCCAGTCGCGGTAAAGGTATTGGTATTCGCGTGGGCGTGAAGACCGCCGGCTGCTCCGGTATGGCGTACGTGCTCGAGTTTGTCGATCAGGCGGAAGCGGAAGACGAGGTGTTCGACGCGGGCGACGTGAAGCTGATCGTCGATCCCAAGAGCCTTGCTTACCTGGACGGCACCGAGCTGGATTTTGTCAAAGAGGGGCTGAATGAAGGTTTTGCCTTCAGGAATCCCAACGTCAAGAATGAGTGCGGTTGCGGCGAGAGTTTCCACGTTTAG
- the hscA gene encoding Fe-S protein assembly chaperone HscA: MALLQISEPGQTPEPHERKRAVGIDLGTTNSLVATVRSGSAEALPAQDGKVILPSAVRYTEQGVEVGYAARAAAGDDPYNTLISIKRFMGRGIADIKHFGEQLPYRFSEDSSGMPSIETVAGTVNPVQVSAEILKVLAQRGAESLGGPLDGAVITVPAYFDDAQRQATKDAAKLAGLNVLRLLNEPTAAAVAYGLDKSEDGSDAADKTIAVYDLGGGTFDISILRLSKGVFEVLSTGGDSALGGDDFDRAIAEWMAAEAGLGTDHDAGTQRKLLNAACAAKEALASDSVVDVTYGDWSAQLDRDKLAELLDPLISKTLRACKRALRDADLSAEDVQEVVLVGGSTRTLRVREKVQEFFGRAPHADIDPDQVVAIGAAIQADVLVGNKSREDLLLLDVIPLSLGIETMGGLTEKLIHRNTTIPVAKAQEFTTFKDGQTAMAIHVVQGERELVSDCRSLARFELRGIPPMVAGAAHIRVTYQVDADGLLSVTAMEKSSGVQAEITVKPSYGLEDSEITRMLQDSYANAEEDIAVRAQREAQVEAERTLEAMIVALQENGAELLSERELDELERAMEALRLAHNGGTAEEIRARIDELNALSEPFAARRMDASIKRAMQGHSLDEFDKP; encoded by the coding sequence ATGGCTTTACTGCAGATCTCCGAACCCGGCCAGACCCCCGAACCCCATGAGCGCAAGCGCGCGGTGGGTATCGACCTAGGCACCACCAACTCCCTGGTGGCAACGGTACGCAGCGGCTCTGCGGAAGCGCTGCCCGCGCAAGATGGCAAGGTCATTCTGCCCTCGGCGGTGCGTTATACCGAGCAGGGTGTGGAAGTCGGTTATGCAGCCCGCGCTGCGGCGGGTGATGACCCCTACAACACCCTGATCTCCATCAAGCGATTTATGGGGCGCGGCATCGCTGATATCAAACACTTCGGCGAGCAGCTGCCGTACCGCTTTAGTGAAGACAGCTCCGGCATGCCGTCTATCGAGACGGTGGCCGGTACGGTAAACCCGGTGCAGGTGTCCGCGGAGATTCTCAAGGTTCTTGCCCAGCGCGGGGCCGAATCCCTGGGCGGCCCGTTGGACGGAGCGGTCATTACCGTGCCGGCCTACTTTGATGATGCCCAGCGTCAGGCCACCAAGGATGCCGCCAAACTGGCGGGGCTGAATGTGTTGCGTCTGCTCAATGAGCCTACCGCCGCCGCGGTGGCCTACGGTCTCGACAAATCGGAAGATGGCAGTGACGCCGCCGACAAAACCATCGCGGTCTACGATCTGGGCGGCGGCACTTTCGATATTTCTATTCTGCGTCTGTCCAAAGGAGTATTTGAGGTACTGTCCACCGGTGGCGACAGCGCCCTGGGCGGGGACGATTTTGACCGAGCCATCGCCGAGTGGATGGCGGCGGAAGCGGGCCTCGGCACCGACCACGATGCGGGCACCCAGCGCAAACTGCTGAATGCGGCCTGCGCGGCCAAAGAGGCACTGGCGAGCGATTCCGTGGTAGACGTCACCTACGGCGACTGGTCTGCACAACTGGATCGCGACAAATTGGCAGAGCTGCTCGACCCGCTGATCAGCAAAACCCTGCGTGCCTGCAAGCGCGCCCTGCGCGATGCGGACCTCAGTGCCGAGGATGTTCAGGAAGTGGTACTGGTGGGCGGTTCCACCCGCACCCTGCGTGTGCGGGAAAAAGTGCAGGAATTTTTCGGCCGTGCGCCGCACGCGGATATCGACCCGGATCAGGTGGTCGCCATTGGCGCGGCGATTCAGGCAGATGTGCTGGTGGGCAACAAGTCCCGCGAAGATCTGTTGCTGCTCGACGTGATTCCGCTGTCTCTGGGGATCGAGACTATGGGGGGGCTGACCGAAAAGCTGATCCATCGCAATACCACGATTCCGGTGGCCAAGGCCCAGGAATTCACCACTTTCAAAGACGGCCAGACCGCCATGGCCATTCACGTGGTGCAGGGCGAGCGCGAACTGGTGAGCGATTGCCGCTCCCTGGCCCGCTTCGAACTGCGCGGAATCCCGCCCATGGTGGCCGGTGCCGCGCATATTCGCGTGACCTACCAGGTGGATGCCGACGGACTGCTGTCGGTGACCGCGATGGAAAAGAGCAGCGGTGTGCAGGCGGAAATTACCGTCAAGCCGTCCTACGGCCTTGAGGATTCCGAGATCACCCGCATGTTGCAGGACTCCTATGCCAACGCCGAGGAAGATATTGCCGTGCGCGCCCAGCGCGAGGCGCAGGTGGAAGCGGAGCGCACCCTGGAGGCGATGATTGTCGCCTTGCAGGAAAATGGTGCGGAGCTGCTCAGCGAGCGCGAGCTGGACGAACTGGAGCGCGCCATGGAAGCCCTGCGCCTGGCCCATAACGGCGGCACTGCGGAAGAGATCCGCGCCCGTATCGATGAGCTCAATGCGCTGTCCGAGCCCTTCGCCGCGCGCCGTATGGACGCCTCCATCAAACGCGCCATGCAGGGCCATAGTCTGGACGAATTTGACAAGCCCTGA
- the fdx gene encoding ISC system 2Fe-2S type ferredoxin, with translation MPKIVFLPHEELCPDGKVIEVEPGISVCDAALKNGVDIEHACEKACACTTCHVIVREGFDSLGEPDELEEDLLDKAWGLEPESRLSCQAIVDEEDLVVEIPKYTINQVSEKH, from the coding sequence ATGCCGAAAATTGTATTCCTGCCCCATGAAGAACTGTGCCCCGATGGCAAAGTGATTGAAGTGGAACCGGGCATCAGTGTGTGCGACGCCGCGCTGAAAAACGGTGTGGACATTGAGCACGCCTGTGAAAAGGCCTGCGCCTGTACCACCTGTCATGTGATCGTGCGTGAAGGCTTTGATTCCCTGGGGGAGCCGGATGAGCTGGAAGAGGATCTGTTGGATAAGGCCTGGGGCCTGGAGCCGGAGTCCCGCCTGTCCTGTCAGGCAATCGTGGACGAGGAAGATCTTGTGGTCGAGATTCCCAAATACACCATTAACCAGGTTTCCGAGAAACACTGA
- the iscX gene encoding Fe-S cluster assembly protein IscX: protein MKWTDIHDIAIDLSDTHPDVDPLRVNFVDLRKWVMDLPEFDDDPERCGEKILEAIQAAWIEENE, encoded by the coding sequence ATGAAATGGACCGACATTCACGATATTGCCATTGATCTCAGCGACACCCATCCGGACGTAGACCCCCTGCGGGTCAACTTCGTCGACCTGCGCAAGTGGGTGATGGATCTACCGGAGTTTGACGACGACCCCGAGCGCTGCGGCGAGAAGATCCTCGAGGCCATCCAGGCCGCCTGGATCGAAGAAAACGAGTAA